A genomic segment from Vibrio panuliri encodes:
- a CDS encoding glutathione S-transferase family protein: MITLHHLNQSRSKRIIWLLEELGIDYQITPYLRDSQTFLAPPELKAVHPLGKSPVIEEDGMVIAESGAITEYLISKYAQDELEPKRGTDEHTDYLQWLHFAESSAALPLLLKVFLAKDGAPTNFLAEYAESELDKVMSYVDERLAGKRYLVADKLTGADIMMSFIVDILAKFNALERYPNISRYGKQLASHPAYQKAEQLETHYDA, encoded by the coding sequence ATGATCACCCTACACCACCTAAACCAATCTCGCTCAAAGCGTATTATCTGGTTGCTCGAAGAGCTAGGCATCGATTACCAAATCACACCCTATTTAAGGGACAGTCAGACATTTCTTGCTCCACCCGAGCTAAAAGCCGTTCACCCACTCGGGAAATCTCCAGTTATCGAAGAGGATGGAATGGTCATTGCTGAGTCAGGGGCAATTACCGAGTATCTGATCAGCAAGTATGCACAAGATGAACTGGAGCCTAAACGAGGCACAGATGAACACACGGATTATCTCCAATGGCTGCACTTTGCCGAAAGCTCAGCCGCCTTGCCTTTACTCCTTAAGGTATTTCTTGCCAAAGACGGCGCGCCCACTAACTTCCTTGCCGAGTACGCTGAATCTGAGCTAGACAAAGTAATGAGCTATGTTGATGAACGGTTGGCGGGGAAACGTTATTTGGTTGCTGATAAGCTCACTGGCGCCGATATTATGATGTCATTTATCGTCGATATCTTGGCTAAATTTAATGCCTTAGAGCGCTATCCAAATATCAGTCGCTATGGCAAACAACTGGCTAGCCATCCGGCTTATCAAAAAGCTGAACAGCTCGAAACACACTATGACGCTTGA
- the uxaC gene encoding glucuronate isomerase — MKDFLCEDFLLASDTARELYHDYAKAMPIYDYHCHLNPKEVAQNRQFDNLGQIWLEGDHYKWRGMRSAGVPESLITGKETSDYDKFKAWARTVPQTLGNPLYHWTHLELRRPFGVTGKLFGPDTADEIWHECNELLTTPEFSARGIMKQMNVVMAGTTDDPIHSLEYHKAIADDDSFDVEVAPSWRPDRAFKIELEGFVEYMALLGEAADVEIVRFADLLRALERRLEHFSVHGCRAADHGIEIVRFAAVPTESTLDNILTRRLAGEALSELEIDQFCTAVQVWLGKQYAQRGWVMQLHIGAQRNNNTRMFRQLGVDCGFDSIGDRPFALQLACLMDAMDVSNELPQTILYCLNPRDNEMIATMIGNFQGGGIAGKIQFGSGWWFNDQKDGMERQIQQLSQLGLLSQFVGMLTDSRSFLSYTRHEYFRRILCNTVGQWAESGEVPRDIPMLGKMVQDICFHNAKRYFSLYPNQ, encoded by the coding sequence ATGAAAGATTTTCTGTGTGAAGACTTCTTACTTGCCAGCGATACCGCACGCGAGCTGTATCACGATTACGCGAAAGCGATGCCAATCTATGATTATCACTGTCACTTAAATCCTAAAGAAGTGGCGCAAAATCGACAGTTCGATAACTTAGGGCAAATTTGGCTTGAAGGTGATCATTACAAATGGCGAGGTATGCGCTCAGCAGGTGTACCCGAATCATTGATCACGGGTAAAGAGACATCGGATTACGACAAGTTCAAAGCGTGGGCGAGAACCGTACCGCAAACCTTGGGTAACCCGCTTTATCACTGGACACACCTTGAATTGCGTCGTCCATTTGGGGTAACAGGCAAGCTGTTTGGCCCCGATACTGCAGATGAAATTTGGCACGAGTGCAATGAGTTACTGACAACGCCTGAGTTTTCTGCACGTGGCATTATGAAGCAGATGAATGTGGTGATGGCAGGAACGACTGATGATCCTATCCACTCCCTGGAGTACCACAAGGCGATAGCTGATGATGACAGTTTTGATGTAGAAGTAGCACCAAGTTGGCGACCTGACAGAGCGTTTAAAATTGAACTTGAGGGCTTTGTTGAGTACATGGCGCTACTGGGTGAAGCTGCAGATGTTGAGATTGTGCGATTTGCTGATTTACTTCGCGCACTAGAGCGCCGCCTTGAGCACTTTAGCGTTCATGGTTGTCGTGCTGCTGACCATGGTATTGAGATCGTCCGTTTTGCGGCAGTACCTACTGAAAGCACGCTAGACAATATATTAACACGTCGTTTAGCTGGTGAAGCTTTATCTGAACTTGAGATTGACCAGTTCTGTACTGCGGTACAAGTTTGGCTAGGAAAACAGTACGCACAACGTGGTTGGGTGATGCAACTGCACATCGGTGCTCAGCGAAACAACAATACGCGCATGTTTCGCCAGTTAGGGGTTGATTGCGGGTTTGATTCTATTGGTGACCGTCCGTTTGCACTGCAACTTGCATGTTTGATGGATGCGATGGATGTAAGTAATGAGCTACCCCAAACCATCCTGTATTGCCTAAATCCGCGTGACAACGAAATGATTGCGACCATGATTGGTAACTTTCAAGGCGGTGGTATCGCAGGCAAGATCCAATTTGGTTCTGGTTGGTGGTTTAATGATCAGAAAGATGGCATGGAACGCCAAATTCAACAACTGTCTCAGTTGGGGTTACTGAGCCAGTTTGTTGGAATGTTGACGGACTCTCGTAGTTTCCTCTCTTATACTCGCCATGAGTATTTCCGCCGAATTCTTTGTAATACGGTGGGGCAATGGGCTGAAAGCGGAGAAGTGCCGCGTGATATACCTATGCTAGGCAAAATGGTGCAAGATATCTGCTTTCACAATGCAAAGCGGTATTTTTCATTGTACCCGAACCAGTGA
- a CDS encoding efflux RND transporter periplasmic adaptor subunit, producing the protein MNSKLRIASAISLALWLSGCDMSSHAASQNQTPPAVPVNIIELTSQPQAITMELPGRSRAYMEAEVRPQVNGIVLARSFTEGGHVEQGQSLYQIDDATYAAALISTKAELKRAEAALASTSATAKRFKELLKTKAISQQDFDQAEAAYLEAKASVAVAKAAINNAEINLAYTKVEAPISGQISMSSVTPGALVTANQGQALAKISQLDPINVDISQSSTQMLRLKQRIASGQLQQPESAQVRLILEDGSVYQHLGSMKFAEVTVNETTGAVSLRAEFPNPDGLLLPGMFVRTIITVGTDPKAILVPQKAITRNPRGQAIAMVVDADNKVESRVVTTAEAIDNQWLVTSGLKEGDKIVVEGLQKIRPGVTVAPSVISDAKAS; encoded by the coding sequence ATGAACAGTAAACTTAGGATTGCATCTGCAATTTCACTTGCATTGTGGTTGTCTGGTTGTGATATGTCATCACATGCAGCATCTCAAAACCAAACACCTCCGGCAGTTCCGGTGAACATCATCGAACTAACAAGCCAGCCACAAGCAATCACGATGGAATTGCCTGGTCGCAGTCGCGCGTATATGGAAGCCGAAGTTCGTCCACAGGTTAACGGTATTGTGCTTGCTCGCAGCTTTACCGAAGGTGGTCATGTTGAACAAGGTCAATCTCTGTACCAAATTGATGACGCAACTTATGCAGCAGCACTAATCAGTACTAAGGCTGAGCTAAAACGTGCAGAAGCAGCGTTGGCATCGACGAGTGCAACCGCAAAACGCTTCAAAGAGCTACTAAAAACGAAAGCAATTAGCCAACAAGATTTTGATCAAGCTGAAGCGGCATACCTTGAAGCTAAAGCAAGTGTTGCAGTGGCAAAAGCGGCGATCAACAACGCAGAAATCAACTTAGCCTACACCAAAGTTGAAGCGCCGATTTCGGGCCAAATCAGTATGTCGAGTGTGACACCAGGTGCGTTAGTGACAGCTAACCAAGGTCAAGCATTGGCGAAGATTTCTCAGTTGGATCCGATCAATGTCGATATCTCGCAATCAAGCACCCAGATGTTGCGCCTAAAACAGCGTATTGCCAGTGGTCAGCTACAGCAGCCTGAATCTGCACAAGTTCGTTTAATTCTCGAAGATGGCAGCGTATACCAACACCTAGGTTCAATGAAGTTTGCTGAAGTAACGGTAAATGAAACAACGGGCGCGGTATCACTGCGTGCTGAGTTCCCGAACCCAGACGGTTTACTACTGCCAGGTATGTTTGTACGCACTATCATCACCGTGGGCACCGATCCTAAAGCGATTCTAGTACCGCAAAAAGCAATTACGCGTAACCCTCGTGGTCAGGCGATTGCAATGGTCGTGGATGCCGATAACAAGGTTGAGTCTCGCGTGGTAACAACAGCTGAAGCGATTGATAATCAGTGGCTAGTGACGTCGGGCTTGAAAGAAGGCGACAAGATTGTTGTAGAAGGACTACAGAAAATCCGTCCAGGTGTAACTGTTGCCCCTTCAGTGATCAGCGATGCTAAAGCAAGCTAA
- a CDS encoding efflux RND transporter permease subunit yields the protein MARYFIDRPIFAWVIAIIIMLAGLLSIFSLPVSQYPTIAPPTVVVSANYPGASAKTVEDSVTQVIEQRMTGLDHLRYIAGQSDSFGNATITLTFNAEADIDIAQVQVQNKLQLAMPLLPQVVQAQGVSVNKAGSGFLMVLGFVSEDGSMDSADIGDYVASNIQDPISRVAGVGDIQLFGAQYAMRIWLDPLKLNQYNLTTNDIMNAIREQNAQVSAGQLGAVPSVQGQQLNATISSSSLLQTPEEFRNIVLKSDTTGAKVLLSDVAKVEIGAESYMTAGFYNGKQASGIAIQLASGANALDTKDAVLERMSELEEFFPQGLEMVIPFDTTPFVSSSIEGVVKTLLEAIVLVFVIMYLFLQNFRATLIPMIAVPVVLLGTFGILAAAGFSVNMLTMFAMVLAIGLLVDDAIVVVENVERIMSEEGCTPLEATRKSMDQITGALIGIGLTLSAVFVPMAFMSGSTGVIYRQFSITIVSAMALSVLVAMILTPALCATMLKQVEKGHAYTDKGFFGAFNRWFDSCTNRYESGVASIIKRTGRMFLVFIAITIGTGYLFLRMPTAFLPDEDQGVMFAQAILPANASQESTLKVLDKMENYLNTQEADSVESVFTVAGFSFAGMGQNMGMAFINLKPWDERTAPGTDVESVANRAMGAFMQIKEAMVFAFVPPAVMELGTAGGFDFYLQDRSGHGHEALIAARNQMLGMAGQDPNLVGVRPNGQEDAPIYQLHIDHSKLRALNLNIAEVNSVLASAWGGSYVNDFIDRGRIKKVMVQGEDQYRMQPEDLDKWFVRNSMGEMVPFSAFASGSWQYGPPRLERFNGLPAVNIQGAPVPGYSTGAAMTDIENMAAKLPTGFGIEWNGLSYEERLSGNQAPALYALSILVVFLVLAALYESWSVPIAVILVVPLGVIGAIVAMNARGLPNDVFFQVGLLTTVGLATKNAILIVEFAKEYYEKGASLRDATLHAVRVRLRPILMTSLAFGLGVVPLAISSGVGSGAQNAIGTGVLGGMVGSTFLGIFFVPLFFVVVERLFSKREREEYRQSKLEKAEAK from the coding sequence ATGGCTCGTTATTTTATTGATCGACCAATCTTTGCATGGGTGATTGCCATCATCATCATGCTTGCAGGTTTGTTGTCGATTTTTTCTCTACCGGTATCACAATACCCAACAATTGCACCACCTACTGTTGTAGTAAGTGCTAACTACCCGGGTGCGTCGGCTAAGACGGTTGAAGACTCTGTTACTCAGGTTATTGAGCAACGTATGACCGGTCTTGACCACCTGCGTTATATTGCTGGTCAAAGTGATAGTTTTGGTAACGCAACAATCACGCTGACGTTTAACGCTGAAGCCGATATCGATATCGCTCAAGTTCAAGTGCAGAACAAACTGCAGTTGGCAATGCCGTTGCTGCCACAAGTGGTACAGGCTCAAGGTGTAAGCGTAAACAAGGCCGGTAGTGGTTTCTTGATGGTGTTAGGTTTCGTATCAGAAGATGGTTCAATGGACTCTGCTGATATTGGTGACTATGTTGCATCTAACATTCAAGACCCTATCAGCCGTGTGGCTGGCGTAGGTGATATTCAGTTGTTTGGTGCTCAATACGCGATGCGTATTTGGCTAGATCCACTGAAACTAAACCAGTACAACCTGACTACCAACGACATCATGAACGCGATTCGTGAGCAAAACGCTCAGGTTTCTGCGGGTCAGTTAGGTGCGGTGCCTTCGGTTCAAGGTCAACAGCTAAACGCAACTATCTCATCGTCATCGCTACTGCAAACGCCTGAAGAGTTCAGAAACATCGTGCTGAAGTCTGATACTACAGGTGCAAAAGTCTTACTAAGTGATGTCGCTAAGGTTGAAATTGGCGCAGAGAGCTACATGACGGCTGGCTTCTACAATGGTAAGCAGGCATCAGGTATCGCGATTCAGCTAGCCAGTGGTGCGAACGCCCTAGATACAAAAGACGCAGTACTTGAACGTATGTCTGAGCTGGAAGAGTTCTTCCCGCAAGGCTTAGAAATGGTGATTCCGTTTGATACGACCCCGTTTGTAAGCAGCTCGATTGAAGGTGTGGTAAAAACGCTGCTTGAAGCGATTGTACTGGTATTCGTTATCATGTACCTATTCTTGCAGAACTTCCGTGCAACGCTGATCCCAATGATCGCGGTGCCAGTCGTACTGCTGGGTACATTTGGTATCTTGGCGGCCGCGGGCTTCTCAGTAAACATGCTGACGATGTTCGCGATGGTACTCGCCATCGGTCTTCTGGTGGACGATGCCATCGTTGTAGTAGAGAACGTTGAACGTATCATGTCTGAAGAAGGCTGTACGCCGCTTGAAGCGACGCGTAAGTCGATGGATCAGATCACGGGCGCTCTAATCGGTATCGGTTTAACGCTGTCTGCTGTATTCGTTCCAATGGCATTTATGTCTGGCTCGACCGGTGTTATCTACCGTCAGTTCTCGATCACTATCGTATCTGCGATGGCACTATCGGTACTGGTTGCGATGATTCTGACGCCAGCACTTTGTGCCACCATGCTTAAGCAAGTTGAGAAAGGTCACGCCTATACAGATAAAGGTTTCTTCGGTGCCTTTAACCGTTGGTTCGATAGCTGTACTAACCGTTACGAATCAGGTGTAGCGAGCATCATCAAGCGTACCGGTCGTATGTTCTTGGTATTTATCGCCATCACTATCGGTACGGGTTACCTATTCTTGCGTATGCCAACAGCCTTCCTTCCTGATGAAGACCAAGGCGTAATGTTTGCTCAAGCTATTCTGCCGGCAAACGCATCGCAAGAGAGCACGCTAAAAGTGCTCGATAAGATGGAAAACTACCTAAATACCCAAGAAGCAGACTCAGTTGAATCTGTGTTTACTGTTGCGGGCTTCAGCTTTGCTGGTATGGGTCAAAACATGGGTATGGCGTTTATCAACCTCAAACCATGGGATGAGCGTACTGCGCCAGGAACTGACGTTGAGTCTGTTGCCAATCGTGCGATGGGCGCATTCATGCAAATCAAAGAAGCGATGGTGTTTGCGTTCGTTCCGCCTGCGGTAATGGAGCTCGGTACGGCAGGTGGTTTTGACTTCTACCTACAAGACCGTAGTGGTCATGGTCACGAAGCGCTAATCGCGGCTCGTAACCAAATGCTAGGTATGGCTGGGCAAGATCCAAACCTTGTGGGTGTACGTCCTAATGGTCAAGAAGATGCGCCAATTTATCAATTGCACATCGACCATTCTAAACTGCGTGCGCTTAACCTAAACATTGCTGAAGTGAACTCTGTGTTGGCTTCTGCGTGGGGTGGCTCTTACGTTAACGACTTTATCGATCGTGGTCGTATCAAGAAAGTTATGGTGCAAGGTGAAGATCAATACCGCATGCAGCCAGAAGACCTTGATAAGTGGTTTGTGCGTAACAGCATGGGTGAGATGGTTCCATTCTCAGCATTCGCATCAGGTTCATGGCAATATGGCCCACCACGTCTAGAGCGTTTCAACGGTCTGCCTGCGGTGAACATCCAAGGTGCGCCAGTTCCAGGTTACAGTACTGGTGCGGCAATGACTGACATTGAAAACATGGCGGCCAAACTGCCTACTGGCTTTGGTATTGAATGGAACGGTCTATCGTATGAAGAACGTCTATCAGGTAACCAAGCTCCAGCGCTTTACGCTCTATCAATCCTAGTGGTATTCCTAGTATTGGCGGCGCTATATGAGAGTTGGTCAGTGCCTATCGCGGTAATTCTGGTCGTACCTCTGGGTGTTATCGGTGCAATCGTAGCGATGAACGCTCGTGGCTTGCCAAACGATGTGTTCTTCCAAGTAGGTCTTCTAACCACCGTTGGTCTAGCAACGAAGAACGCGATCCTTATCGTCGAATTTGCCAAAGAATACTATGAGAAAGGTGCAAGCCTGCGTGATGCAACATTGCATGCGGTACGTGTTCGTCTGCGTCCAATCTTGATGACTTCACTCGCATTTGGCCTAGGTGTTGTGCCGCTAGCGATCAGCTCGGGTGTAGGTTCTGGTGCACAAAACGCTATCGGTACTGGCGTACTAGGTGGCATGGTGGGTTCTACCTTCCTGGGTATCTTCTTCGTACCGCTATTCTTCGTGGTAGTAGAGCGCTTGTTTAGTAAGCGTGAGCGTGAAGAGTACCGCCAAAGCAAATTGGAAAAAGCTGAAGCGAAATAA